The Metabacillus schmidteae genome includes a region encoding these proteins:
- a CDS encoding DsrE/DsrF/DrsH-like family protein, with protein sequence MTEKKKTTIVLFSGDYDKAMAAYIIANGAAAYDHEVTIFHTFWGLNALRKDENIQVKKGFMEKMFGKMMPRGAEKMGLSKMNFAGFGPKMIKDVMKKHNAMPLSNLIEMAQEQDVKLVACTMTMDLLGLQQEELLDNIEYAGVAAYLADAEDGNVNLFI encoded by the coding sequence GTGACAGAAAAGAAAAAGACAACGATTGTATTATTCAGTGGTGATTATGACAAGGCGATGGCAGCTTATATTATCGCGAACGGTGCAGCTGCCTATGATCATGAAGTAACAATTTTTCATACATTTTGGGGATTAAATGCTTTACGTAAAGATGAAAATATACAAGTGAAGAAAGGTTTTATGGAAAAGATGTTTGGCAAGATGATGCCTAGAGGCGCAGAAAAAATGGGATTATCCAAAATGAACTTTGCAGGATTCGGTCCAAAAATGATCAAAGATGTTATGAAGAAGCACAATGCAATGCCTCTTTCAAATTTAATTGAAATGGCACAAGAACAAGATGTGAAACTAGTAGCTTGTACGATGACAATGGATTTATTAGGTCTTCAACAAGAAGAATTATTAGACAACATTGAGTATGCAGGTGTTGCAGCATACCTTGCAGATGCTGAAGATGGAAACGTGAATTTATTCATTTAA
- a CDS encoding DUF2188 domain-containing protein has product MPWNKNDYPASMKNLTEPTRRKAIEIANALLEEGYEEGRAISIGISKAKEVTNTKNKSEDDITYHLVPHSGEWAIKKENSRRVTEVFQTKNEALVKGNDLVKRNNGRLVVHRQDGTIERVS; this is encoded by the coding sequence ATGCCATGGAATAAAAATGACTATCCTGCCTCTATGAAAAATCTAACTGAACCAACTAGAAGGAAGGCAATTGAAATTGCTAATGCTCTATTAGAAGAAGGCTATGAAGAAGGAAGAGCAATTAGCATTGGTATTTCGAAAGCAAAAGAAGTGACGAACACTAAAAATAAATCCGAAGATGACATAACCTATCATTTAGTCCCACACAGCGGTGAATGGGCAATAAAAAAGGAAAACTCCAGAAGAGTAACAGAGGTGTTTCAAACAAAAAATGAGGCACTGGTAAAAGGGAATGATTTAGTAAAAAGGAATAATGGTAGACTTGTTGTTCATAGACAGGATGGGACGATTGAAAGAGTAAGTTGA
- a CDS encoding sulfurtransferase TusA family protein, with product MESTKVLDAKGLACPMPIVKTKKAMNELAPGEILEIHATDKGAKNDLAAWAKSGGHELMKNEEAGDVLKFWIKKG from the coding sequence ATGGAATCAACAAAAGTATTAGACGCAAAAGGATTGGCGTGCCCAATGCCAATCGTAAAAACAAAAAAGGCAATGAATGAGTTAGCACCAGGTGAGATTCTTGAAATCCATGCAACTGATAAAGGAGCTAAAAATGATCTAGCTGCTTGGGCAAAATCTGGTGGTCATGAATTAATGAAAAACGAAGAAGCTGGAGATGTACTGAAGTTTTGGATAAAAAAGGGCTAA
- a CDS encoding rhodanese-like domain-containing protein: MKKFTAKEVENMLTQGQSVNIIDVREVEEVEAGKIPGAIHIPLGLLEFRMNELDKSKEYIMVCRSGARSGRAYQFLESHGYNVINMTGGMLAWEGETN, encoded by the coding sequence GTGAAAAAATTTACGGCAAAAGAAGTAGAAAACATGTTAACTCAAGGTCAAAGTGTAAACATCATTGATGTGAGAGAAGTAGAAGAAGTGGAGGCTGGAAAAATCCCGGGTGCCATTCACATTCCATTGGGATTATTAGAATTTCGTATGAATGAACTAGATAAATCAAAAGAATATATCATGGTATGTCGTTCTGGTGCAAGAAGTGGTCGTGCTTATCAATTTCTTGAAAGTCATGGGTACAATGTAATCAATATGACTGGTGGAATGCTTGCTTGGGAAGGCGAAACAAACTAA
- a CDS encoding sulfurtransferase TusA family protein yields MNIDKVLDAKGLACPMPIVKTKKAMNELDSGQVLEIHVTDKGAKNDLTAWAKSGGHEFLKHEEEDQVLKFWIKKG; encoded by the coding sequence ATGAATATAGATAAAGTATTAGATGCGAAAGGTTTAGCATGTCCAATGCCAATTGTAAAAACAAAAAAGGCAATGAATGAGTTAGATTCTGGTCAAGTTTTAGAGATTCATGTAACAGATAAAGGTGCTAAAAATGATTTAACTGCATGGGCTAAATCAGGAGGGCATGAGTTTTTAAAGCATGAGGAAGAAGATCAAGTATTAAAATTTTGGATTAAAAAAGGATAA
- a CDS encoding sulfite exporter TauE/SafE family protein: MEIGFIITIFLIGFIGSYISGMLGIGGSIIKYPMLLYIPPLFGLAAFSAHEVSGISAVQVFFATIGGVWAYRKGGYLNKTLITYMGASILIGSFIGGYGSKLMSEGGINLIYGILALIAAVMMFIPKKGIDDIPLDQVKFNKWLAAILALIVGVGAGIVGAAGAFLLVPIMLVVLKIPTRMTIASSLAITFISSIGATVGKITTGQVDYGPAAIMVIASLIASPLGAMAGKKVNTKILQVILALLIFATAIKIWVDIL; the protein is encoded by the coding sequence ATGGAAATAGGGTTTATTATTACAATCTTCTTAATAGGATTTATAGGTTCGTACATCTCAGGTATGTTAGGAATCGGCGGTTCTATTATTAAATATCCAATGTTATTGTATATTCCACCTTTATTTGGGTTAGCAGCATTTAGTGCTCATGAAGTTTCAGGTATCAGTGCTGTTCAAGTGTTTTTTGCGACAATCGGTGGTGTTTGGGCATATCGAAAAGGTGGATATTTAAATAAAACACTTATTACTTATATGGGAGCAAGTATATTAATCGGTAGTTTTATTGGTGGATATGGTTCTAAATTAATGTCTGAAGGAGGCATTAATCTTATTTATGGAATTTTAGCCTTGATTGCTGCAGTGATGATGTTTATTCCAAAAAAGGGAATTGATGATATTCCGCTAGATCAAGTAAAATTTAACAAGTGGCTTGCAGCTATACTTGCCTTAATCGTTGGTGTAGGTGCTGGGATTGTTGGTGCAGCAGGAGCATTTTTACTTGTACCAATAATGTTAGTTGTATTAAAAATTCCAACTCGTATGACAATCGCTTCATCTCTAGCGATCACGTTTATCTCTTCAATTGGAGCAACTGTAGGGAAAATAACAACTGGGCAAGTTGATTACGGGCCAGCAGCTATTATGGTTATTGCGAGTTTAATTGCATCACCATTAGGAGCAATGGCAGGGAAAAAGGTAAATACCAAGATTCTGCAGGTTATTTTAGCATTATTGATTTTTGCAACGGCAATTAAAATATGGGTTGATATCTTATGA
- a CDS encoding MBL fold metallo-hydrolase: MATETDVKTITVKELAKKVINHEDVFIIDARNTDDFDDWKIEGKNVEIMNAPYFELLEGVDSIVDKLPKSKGIYVVCAKGGSSEFVAQQIAEAGFTDVYSVAGGMKAWSEHLEPIRIGELKNGGELFQFVRIGKGCLSYVVISNGVGAIIDTNRMLEPYEIFIKKQDIKLTHILDTHLHADHISGGKKLADKLDAKYYLPPKDANEVTFNYGEINDGDEYTVGHTTIKAIYSPGHTIGSTSFIIDDQYLLTGDILFIDSIGRPDLAGKAEDWVGDLRTTLYKRYKGLADDLLVLPAHYMGIEEMNNDGSVSKKLGALFQQNHGLNITDENEFRKTVTENLPPQPNSYQEIRETNMGKITPEEEQQREMEIGPNRCAVR; this comes from the coding sequence ATGGCTACTGAAACTGATGTTAAAACGATTACGGTTAAAGAATTAGCAAAAAAGGTCATCAATCATGAGGATGTATTTATTATAGATGCCCGTAATACCGATGATTTTGACGATTGGAAGATCGAAGGGAAAAACGTTGAAATTATGAATGCTCCTTATTTTGAATTATTAGAGGGAGTAGATTCTATTGTAGATAAGTTGCCAAAAAGTAAGGGAATTTATGTTGTATGTGCAAAAGGTGGATCCTCAGAGTTTGTCGCACAACAAATAGCAGAGGCTGGATTTACGGATGTTTATTCCGTAGCGGGTGGTATGAAGGCTTGGAGTGAGCATTTGGAGCCTATAAGAATTGGCGAGCTTAAGAATGGGGGAGAGCTATTCCAATTTGTACGTATAGGTAAAGGATGTTTATCCTATGTTGTTATATCAAACGGAGTGGGTGCAATAATTGATACAAATAGGATGCTAGAGCCTTATGAGATCTTTATAAAAAAACAGGATATTAAACTGACTCATATTCTTGATACACATTTACACGCTGACCATATTTCAGGTGGAAAAAAGCTTGCTGATAAATTAGATGCAAAGTATTATCTTCCTCCAAAAGATGCAAACGAAGTTACATTCAACTATGGAGAAATAAATGATGGGGATGAATACACGGTTGGTCATACAACGATTAAGGCCATCTATTCTCCAGGCCATACGATTGGAAGTACATCTTTCATCATTGATGATCAGTATTTATTGACGGGAGATATCTTATTCATCGATTCAATTGGTCGCCCAGATTTAGCAGGGAAAGCTGAGGATTGGGTTGGTGATTTAAGAACGACATTATATAAGCGTTACAAAGGGCTTGCAGATGACTTATTAGTATTACCGGCACATTACATGGGGATAGAAGAGATGAACAATGATGGAAGTGTTTCCAAAAAACTAGGTGCATTATTTCAACAAAACCATGGACTAAATATTACGGATGAAAATGAATTTAGAAAAACGGTAACTGAGAATCTTCCTCCGCAGCCTAATTCATATCAAGAAATAAGAGAAACAAATATGGGGAAAATTACCCCAGAAGAGGAGCAGCAACGCGAGATGGAGATAGGACCAAATCGCTGTGCAGTACGTTAA
- a CDS encoding MBL fold metallo-hydrolase, producing the protein MNSKEVTRKVFDKEALFILDVRNEGDFQDWKIEGENFDYLNIPYFELLDGVEEILEKLPSDKEVLVVCAKEGSSIMVAEMLSEQGLDVSYLEGGMKAWSEHLEPVKIGDLRDGGEIYQFVRIGKGCLSYMVVSNGEAAIIDSTRMTSTYLNFAQEIGATITHVFDTHLHADHISGGRVIAENTGATYWLPPKDATEVTFDYSPLEAGNTVTIGNTAIDIHALYSPGHTIGSTSFVVDSSYLLSGDILFIDSIGRPDLAGMAEDWVADLRESLYSRYRELSEDLIVLPAHFMIIDELNEDGSVAEKLGTLFAENHGLNIEDESEFRKLVTENLPAQPNAYQEIRETNMGKISPDEERQREMEIGPNRCAVR; encoded by the coding sequence ATGAATTCAAAAGAAGTAACAAGAAAGGTATTTGATAAAGAAGCATTATTTATTCTTGATGTTCGTAATGAAGGAGATTTTCAAGATTGGAAAATTGAAGGAGAAAACTTTGATTATCTAAACATCCCATATTTTGAATTGCTAGATGGTGTTGAAGAAATTTTAGAAAAGTTACCTTCTGATAAAGAAGTATTAGTGGTGTGTGCGAAAGAAGGCTCTTCTATCATGGTAGCAGAAATGCTTTCAGAACAAGGTTTAGATGTTTCTTATTTAGAAGGCGGTATGAAGGCTTGGAGTGAACACTTAGAGCCAGTGAAAATTGGCGATCTAAGAGATGGTGGGGAAATTTATCAATTTGTTCGCATTGGAAAAGGTTGCTTATCATATATGGTTGTTTCAAATGGAGAAGCGGCAATTATTGATTCAACTAGAATGACTTCAACTTATCTGAACTTTGCACAAGAAATTGGTGCAACTATTACTCACGTATTTGATACTCATCTTCACGCTGATCATATTTCAGGAGGTAGAGTCATTGCTGAGAACACTGGTGCAACATATTGGTTACCACCAAAAGATGCAACAGAGGTAACATTCGATTATAGTCCACTAGAAGCTGGCAATACAGTGACAATTGGAAACACAGCTATTGATATCCATGCATTATATTCACCAGGTCATACAATTGGCTCAACATCATTTGTTGTTGACTCATCATACTTGTTATCAGGAGATATTCTCTTTATCGATTCCATTGGAAGACCTGATTTAGCAGGAATGGCTGAAGATTGGGTAGCAGATTTAAGAGAGAGTTTATATTCACGTTATCGTGAACTTTCAGAGGACTTAATTGTTTTACCAGCTCACTTTATGATCATTGATGAGTTGAATGAAGATGGAAGTGTAGCAGAAAAATTAGGAACTTTGTTTGCAGAAAATCATGGTTTAAACATTGAAGATGAGAGTGAATTTAGAAAACTTGTTACAGAAAACTTACCAGCACAACCAAATGCTTATCAAGAAATTCGTGAAACGAATATGGGGAAAATCTCTCCAGATGAAGAAAGACAACGTGAAATGGAAATTGGACCTAACCGTTGTGCGGTTCGTTAA
- a CDS encoding metal-sensitive transcriptional regulator, giving the protein MEYNDQMKNRVKRIEGQLRGILRMMEEGKDCKEVITQLSAARTAIDRTIGVVVSSNLVECVRNAEETGEHSTEELVKEAVNLLVKSR; this is encoded by the coding sequence ATGGAGTATAATGATCAAATGAAAAATAGAGTAAAGCGAATTGAGGGACAACTTAGAGGTATTTTAAGAATGATGGAAGAAGGAAAAGATTGTAAGGAAGTTATCACGCAGTTGTCTGCAGCAAGAACGGCAATTGATCGAACGATAGGCGTAGTTGTCAGTTCAAATTTAGTAGAATGTGTTCGTAATGCTGAAGAAACTGGAGAACACAGTACAGAAGAGTTAGTGAAAGAAGCAGTAAACTTACTAGTTAAAAGTCGATAA
- a CDS encoding ABC transporter ATP-binding protein, which yields MVEMMKYLKPYRKQLFLVILFSLVAILFELYLPTLMAEIVDVGIVNSDVPFILQTGGWMLFCSLMAIVLMVGVSYFASKVSLGFGRDMRRHLFVHIEHFSLEEYEKFGSASLITRTTNDVKVVQDVINMMQRMMTRAPLMLVGGVILAVSRDSTLSLVFLVALPILALVIFIVARKAVPLFSALQKKTDRLTLILREALTGVRVVRAFNRVDHERTRFNHANEDFRDTGIKVGKLMAFMFPIMMIIMNFTNIAIVWFGAIRIDQGEMQVGNLLAFIQYAAMILMSLIMLSMAFIMIPRAQVSAKRLSEVLSTKPMILDPVQETLPEQNQGMIEFKDVTFRYEGAEKPVLKNISFTAMPGETTAIIGSTGSGKTTVLQLIPRFYDVESGEILLDGQDIRNMKQSSLRSKIGYVPQKATLFSGTILENIAFGKEDATEEDIYAALKTAQALDFVEKREKGIHSNLEQAGVNLSGGQKQRLSIARSLVRKPQIYLFDDSFSALDYKTDRILRQALKTETDEATLIIVAQRVNTVKDAEKIIVLNEGEVAGIGTHADLLETNKIYQEIVTSQQNGEVSA from the coding sequence ATGGTAGAAATGATGAAATATTTAAAGCCTTATCGAAAACAGCTTTTTCTTGTTATTTTGTTTTCGTTAGTGGCCATTTTATTTGAGCTTTATTTGCCAACATTAATGGCAGAGATTGTAGACGTAGGGATAGTAAATTCTGATGTACCTTTCATCCTTCAAACCGGAGGATGGATGTTGTTTTGCTCACTTATGGCCATTGTTTTAATGGTCGGAGTAAGTTATTTTGCTTCAAAGGTATCGCTTGGATTTGGGCGTGATATGAGAAGACATTTATTTGTCCATATTGAGCATTTTTCGCTTGAGGAATATGAAAAGTTTGGATCTGCATCACTTATTACGAGGACAACAAATGATGTAAAAGTTGTTCAGGATGTGATCAATATGATGCAGAGAATGATGACAAGGGCGCCGTTGATGTTAGTTGGTGGTGTGATTTTGGCAGTGTCTCGTGACAGTACATTATCACTTGTCTTTTTGGTTGCTTTGCCTATTTTGGCACTTGTTATTTTTATTGTTGCCAGAAAGGCAGTTCCATTATTTTCGGCATTGCAAAAGAAAACAGACCGACTAACGCTTATTTTAAGGGAAGCGCTAACAGGAGTGCGTGTTGTTCGGGCTTTTAACCGTGTTGACCATGAAAGAACACGATTTAATCATGCGAATGAGGATTTTCGTGATACAGGGATTAAAGTTGGTAAGCTGATGGCGTTCATGTTCCCGATTATGATGATCATCATGAACTTTACGAATATTGCCATCGTTTGGTTTGGTGCAATTCGGATTGATCAGGGAGAAATGCAGGTAGGGAATCTACTCGCGTTTATTCAATATGCAGCCATGATTTTAATGTCACTTATCATGTTATCGATGGCATTTATTATGATTCCGCGTGCCCAAGTTTCTGCAAAACGTTTAAGTGAAGTATTGTCTACAAAACCGATGATCCTGGATCCAGTCCAGGAAACGTTGCCTGAGCAAAATCAAGGGATGATTGAATTTAAAGATGTGACGTTTCGGTATGAAGGAGCAGAAAAGCCTGTTCTCAAAAACATTTCATTTACTGCTATGCCTGGAGAGACAACTGCCATTATAGGGAGCACCGGGTCAGGAAAAACGACCGTTCTTCAATTAATTCCACGTTTTTATGATGTGGAAAGTGGAGAGATTTTACTAGATGGTCAGGATATTCGAAACATGAAGCAAAGTAGTCTTCGAAGCAAAATCGGTTATGTTCCGCAGAAAGCAACATTGTTTAGTGGAACAATACTGGAAAATATTGCTTTTGGAAAAGAAGATGCAACAGAAGAGGACATATATGCAGCATTAAAAACTGCACAAGCACTTGATTTTGTAGAAAAGAGAGAAAAAGGAATACATAGCAATCTTGAACAAGCAGGTGTAAACCTGTCTGGTGGACAAAAGCAAAGATTATCAATTGCTCGTTCGCTCGTCAGAAAACCTCAGATTTATTTGTTTGATGATAGCTTCTCGGCCCTAGATTATAAAACAGATCGCATCCTAAGGCAGGCTTTAAAGACTGAAACAGATGAAGCGACTTTGATTATTGTTGCTCAGCGTGTGAATACGGTAAAAGATGCTGAAAAAATTATTGTGTTAAATGAGGGAGAAGTTGCTGGTATTGGTACTCATGCAGATCTGTTGGAAACCAATAAAATCTATCAGGAAATTGTTACTTCTCAACAGAATGGGGAGGTGAGTGCATGA
- a CDS encoding rhodanese-like domain-containing protein: protein MEYMNYIVIALFVFLILNRIIPAKGVKHISTTELKNELKDKNKQFVDVRTPGEFKGYRIKEFKNIPLHELGQKAEKELSKDKEVIVICQSGMRSQKASKTLKKLGFTNVTNVKGGMSAWR, encoded by the coding sequence ATGGAATACATGAACTATATCGTCATCGCTCTTTTCGTATTTTTAATCCTGAACAGGATCATCCCTGCTAAAGGAGTGAAACATATCTCAACAACTGAACTGAAGAATGAATTAAAAGATAAAAATAAGCAGTTTGTTGATGTTAGAACCCCAGGTGAATTTAAAGGGTATCGTATTAAAGAATTTAAAAATATTCCACTTCATGAACTTGGTCAGAAAGCTGAGAAGGAATTATCAAAAGACAAAGAAGTCATTGTGATTTGTCAAAGTGGTATGCGAAGTCAAAAGGCTAGTAAAACGTTGAAAAAATTAGGATTCACCAATGTAACAAATGTAAAGGGCGGTATGAGCGCCTGGAGATAA
- a CDS encoding DsrE/DsrF/DrsH-like family protein, which translates to MKVAIIAANGGMFDAYKVFNIATAAAATDAEVGIFFTFEGLNLIHKEAHKNLPMPAGTEHFQEGFKRANVPPVEELVSMASEMGVKMIACQMTMDVMSLEKEQFIEGIDVGGAVTFLTFAKDADVTLTF; encoded by the coding sequence ATGAAAGTAGCTATTATTGCAGCAAATGGTGGCATGTTTGATGCATATAAAGTTTTCAATATTGCAACTGCAGCAGCTGCTACAGATGCCGAAGTAGGGATCTTTTTTACATTTGAGGGTTTAAATTTAATTCATAAAGAAGCACATAAAAACTTACCAATGCCAGCTGGCACAGAACATTTTCAAGAAGGTTTTAAAAGAGCAAATGTTCCACCTGTTGAGGAACTTGTTTCAATGGCAAGTGAAATGGGTGTAAAAATGATTGCGTGTCAAATGACAATGGATGTTATGAGCTTAGAGAAAGAACAATTTATTGAAGGTATTGATGTAGGTGGAGCTGTAACATTTTTAACTTTTGCGAAAGATGCAGATGTTACATTAACTTTCTAA
- a CDS encoding sulfurtransferase TusA family protein gives MNIIKTDLLVDAKGLACPMPIVRTKKSMNEIEAGQVLEVQATDKGSKADIQAWAKSSGHQYLGTIEEGDVLKHYLRKSSNEETVERKHPHVTSNEELEKKLKARENIVVLDVRESAEYAFNHIPNAISIPLGELDERVSELDKEDEIYVVCRTGSRSDLASQKLAEKGFTKINNVVPGMSAWSGITSTLNN, from the coding sequence ATGAACATAATAAAAACAGATTTATTAGTAGACGCAAAAGGTTTAGCATGTCCTATGCCAATTGTGAGAACAAAAAAATCGATGAATGAAATCGAAGCAGGGCAAGTCCTAGAGGTTCAAGCAACAGATAAAGGTTCAAAGGCTGATATTCAAGCATGGGCAAAAAGCTCTGGTCATCAATATTTGGGTACAATTGAAGAAGGAGATGTTCTTAAGCACTATCTGCGTAAATCTTCAAATGAAGAAACTGTTGAAAGAAAACACCCACATGTAACAAGCAATGAAGAACTTGAAAAAAAATTAAAAGCAAGAGAAAACATTGTTGTATTAGATGTAAGGGAATCTGCTGAATATGCTTTTAATCATATCCCAAACGCAATCTCTATTCCATTAGGTGAATTAGATGAGCGTGTAAGTGAATTAGATAAAGAGGATGAAATTTATGTTGTGTGTCGAACTGGTAGCCGAAGTGATCTCGCGTCTCAAAAATTAGCTGAAAAAGGTTTTACTAAAATAAATAATGTTGTACCTGGGATGAGTGCATGGTCAGGCATAACATCCACATTAAATAACTAA
- a CDS encoding sulfurtransferase TusA family protein, with protein sequence MQVTVNKILDAKGLACPMPIVKTKKEMTALNPGQVMEIQATDKGSTADIRAWADSTGHQYLGTVEEGDVLKHYLRKASAEEEKSESKHPDVVNLEELLNRLNGNEKITVLDVREPAEYAFGHIPGSINIPLEELEARFEELSDAEDLHIICRTGSRSDFAAQKLTEKGFKNVKNVEPGMKDWHGPIDKTH encoded by the coding sequence ATGCAAGTAACAGTCAATAAGATTTTGGATGCTAAAGGGTTAGCTTGTCCTATGCCTATTGTAAAAACAAAGAAGGAAATGACCGCACTTAACCCGGGACAGGTTATGGAGATACAAGCTACTGATAAAGGATCTACAGCTGATATTAGGGCTTGGGCAGATAGCACTGGTCACCAATATTTAGGCACAGTTGAAGAAGGGGATGTCCTTAAACATTACCTTAGAAAGGCTAGCGCTGAGGAAGAGAAATCTGAATCGAAACACCCCGATGTGGTCAATCTAGAAGAATTGCTTAATCGCCTTAATGGGAATGAAAAGATAACAGTTTTAGATGTTAGAGAACCAGCTGAATATGCTTTTGGTCATATCCCAGGATCTATTAATATACCTCTTGAAGAACTAGAAGCGCGATTTGAAGAATTAAGTGATGCCGAAGATCTCCATATTATCTGTAGAACTGGTAGCCGTAGTGATTTTGCTGCCCAAAAGCTTACAGAAAAAGGTTTTAAAAATGTGAAAAATGTAGAACCAGGTATGAAGGATTGGCATGGTCCTATTGATAAAACTCATTAA
- a CDS encoding DUF302 domain-containing protein yields MFDYTVATNKNIKEAISSLEINLKEEKFGVLWMFDIKEKLQEKGLEFDSDYLVLEVCNPHEAQKVLKENLLVGYFLPCKIVVYNDNGKTNIGMPRPTALINLVNNEEVKKLARDIEERLMICINKSI; encoded by the coding sequence ATGTTTGATTATACTGTAGCAACAAATAAAAATATAAAGGAAGCAATCTCTAGTCTGGAAATAAATTTAAAGGAAGAAAAGTTTGGGGTATTATGGATGTTTGATATTAAAGAAAAGCTTCAAGAGAAAGGACTAGAGTTTGATTCTGACTATCTAGTTTTAGAAGTGTGTAATCCACATGAAGCCCAGAAGGTATTGAAAGAAAATTTATTAGTTGGTTATTTCCTACCATGTAAAATTGTTGTTTATAATGATAATGGCAAAACGAATATTGGAATGCCTAGACCTACTGCTTTAATAAATTTAGTAAACAACGAGGAAGTAAAAAAACTTGCTAGGGATATTGAGGAAAGATTAATGATTTGTATTAATAAAAGCATATAG